The Neobacillus sp. PS3-34 genome has a window encoding:
- a CDS encoding DUF3006 domain-containing protein codes for MKSNKFTVDRFEEEKAVLLQRDDETIEKIVAKKLLGTSVSEGDILLITFSDNGNVEKSELLKEETEQAREQANKLLEKLKNN; via the coding sequence GTGAAGTCAAATAAATTCACCGTAGATCGTTTTGAAGAAGAAAAGGCTGTACTTTTGCAAAGAGATGACGAAACCATTGAAAAAATAGTAGCAAAAAAATTACTTGGAACTTCTGTATCAGAAGGAGATATACTGCTTATTACATTTAGTGACAATGGAAATGTTGAGAAATCTGAACTTTTAAAGGAAGAAACGGAACAAGCACGTGAACAGGCCAACAAGCTATTAGAAAAACTAAAAAATAATTAA